From one Bacteroides intestinalis DSM 17393 genomic stretch:
- the kdsR gene encoding 3-ketodihydrosphingosine reductase: MKHPQIILVTGASSGFGRVIATQLAAQGHIVYGSSRKAVSDNPGFTMLQLDITDPASVSNAISTILKEQGSIDVLVNNAGMGISGAIELTTEEEIQRQMNTNFTGAVRMCAAVLPFMREAGHGRIINISSIAGVLAVPFQAFYSASKFAIEGYSEALYQEVKPLGIQVCVVEPGDFQTGFTAQRQVSQTTLSHPQYEESFAKAMQNVELSENNGCRPEKLGKAICKLVNSRRPTFRTKVGPWEQVFFARIKPMLPFSLVDWLIRKFY; this comes from the coding sequence ATGAAACACCCTCAAATAATCCTCGTCACCGGTGCTTCTTCCGGTTTTGGAAGAGTCATTGCTACGCAGTTGGCTGCACAAGGGCATATCGTTTATGGCTCCAGTCGGAAAGCAGTATCCGATAATCCCGGCTTCACAATGTTGCAATTGGATATTACTGATCCTGCATCAGTATCCAATGCCATATCGACAATTCTGAAAGAGCAAGGTAGCATTGATGTACTTGTCAACAATGCCGGGATGGGTATCAGCGGAGCTATCGAACTCACTACCGAGGAAGAGATACAGCGCCAGATGAATACGAATTTTACGGGTGCCGTCCGTATGTGTGCAGCAGTACTGCCTTTCATGCGCGAAGCCGGACACGGACGAATCATAAATATCAGTTCCATTGCAGGCGTCCTTGCCGTTCCCTTTCAGGCTTTCTACAGTGCATCAAAGTTTGCGATTGAAGGATATAGTGAAGCACTTTACCAGGAAGTAAAACCACTGGGTATACAAGTTTGCGTAGTCGAACCGGGAGATTTCCAAACTGGTTTCACAGCGCAGCGGCAAGTGAGCCAGACCACTCTCTCCCATCCACAATACGAAGAGAGTTTTGCAAAAGCCATGCAAAATGTAGAGTTGTCTGAAAACAATGGTTGCCGACCGGAAAAGTTAGGCAAAGCAATCTGCAAACTGGTAAATAGCCGCCGCCCTACTTTCCGCACAAAGGTCGGTCCGTGGGAGCAAGTATTCTTTGCCCGCATCAAACCTATGCTGCCGTTTAGTCTGGTAGATTGGCTGATCAGGAAATTCTATTAA
- a CDS encoding type II toxin-antitoxin system RelE/ParE family toxin, protein MKIKTYPETTQELRKIAAFCKQQWSIEIAHRLIETYQRNKKRLSSNSYMAPIEPLLVNREYVYRGLLIHKYCKVIYRIDETAGIIYIVDVWDTRREPHEI, encoded by the coding sequence ATGAAAATAAAGACTTATCCTGAAACTACTCAGGAGCTACGCAAGATTGCCGCTTTTTGTAAACAGCAATGGAGCATTGAGATTGCACACAGGTTGATTGAAACCTATCAGAGAAACAAAAAACGTCTTTCTTCCAATTCTTATATGGCTCCAATAGAGCCTTTATTAGTAAATCGGGAGTATGTTTACCGAGGATTACTCATTCATAAATATTGTAAGGTAATATATCGCATAGATGAAACTGCGGGCATAATTTATATCGTAGATGTATGGGATACCCGTCGTGAGCCCCACGAAATATAG
- a CDS encoding porin family protein, protein MKQTILTIFFAIIALGASAQSPISFQVKAGVGTSNFYGENVESDTRIAYKVGVGMNYELNRTWVFQPSLNFVSIGAREEVEYVGKVNMNELYIQLPIMMAARLNLGKNYSASLSAGPYIAYGVGGKTSGEMEEYDYSSEYNPNRSYRFRIDTFGNRIDDKMGNKRFDAGLMFGLNIEYHKFIFGAELQLGMIKVNDQLDNLLQSSGIEKFSPKNLASFFTVGYRF, encoded by the coding sequence ATGAAACAGACTATTCTCACTATTTTCTTTGCAATCATAGCATTGGGAGCAAGTGCCCAATCCCCTATCTCCTTTCAGGTAAAAGCCGGAGTCGGTACCTCCAACTTCTATGGAGAAAATGTAGAAAGTGATACACGTATCGCCTACAAAGTAGGTGTCGGCATGAACTATGAGCTCAACCGCACATGGGTGTTTCAACCATCACTGAACTTCGTATCAATAGGTGCCCGTGAAGAAGTGGAATACGTAGGCAAAGTGAATATGAACGAGTTGTATATCCAGCTCCCCATCATGATGGCCGCCCGCCTCAACCTTGGAAAGAATTACAGTGCTTCCTTGAGTGCCGGCCCGTATATTGCCTATGGCGTAGGCGGAAAGACATCCGGCGAGATGGAGGAATATGATTACAGTAGTGAATACAATCCTAACAGAAGCTACAGATTCCGTATAGATACTTTCGGTAACCGGATAGATGACAAAATGGGAAACAAACGCTTTGACGCCGGCCTTATGTTCGGCCTCAACATCGAATATCACAAATTCATATTCGGAGCAGAACTTCAATTAGGAATGATCAAGGTAAACGACCAGCTGGATAATCTATTGCAATCATCCGGCATTGAGAAATTCTCTCCCAAGAATCTCGCTTCGTTCTTCACCGTAGGATACCGTTTCTGA
- a CDS encoding MATE family efflux transporter, with protein MRHSTKDNYLYLTTTPVPRLIVSLAVPTIISMLVTSFYNMADTYFVGKINTQSTAAVGIVFSVMSIIQAVGFFFGHGSGNYISRKLGAQETGNAEKMAATGFFWALFMGIFLAVVGLIFLTPLSLALGSTPTILPYTEKYLGIILLGAPFMTASLVLNNQIRFQGNAAYAMVGIVSGAVINVILDPILIFVFDMGISGAALATVISQICSFSLLLYMGRKGGNIRIRFKNFTPSLAFIKEIIGGGTPSLARQGLASVATILLNVAAGAYGDAAIAGMSIVTRIAMFINAFLIGFGQGFQPVCGFNYGAGLYARVRQGFWFCVKVGFIFLLVCALAGMGFAEEIVSLFRKGDPDVIAVGAAALRWQFITFPLGSWIVMSNMMLQTIRKPVKATIISSARQGLFFIPLIFILSHYLGLQGVEMCQAVADLLTFILAIPLTCSVLNEMKRKQAEQL; from the coding sequence ATGAGACATTCGACAAAAGATAATTATCTCTATCTGACTACCACCCCGGTGCCCCGTCTGATAGTATCATTGGCTGTACCTACGATTATCAGTATGTTGGTTACGTCATTCTATAATATGGCGGATACGTACTTTGTGGGGAAGATCAATACTCAGTCGACGGCGGCTGTAGGTATTGTGTTCTCAGTCATGTCCATTATTCAGGCGGTGGGCTTTTTCTTCGGACATGGTTCGGGGAACTATATTTCGCGGAAACTCGGTGCGCAGGAGACTGGGAATGCAGAGAAGATGGCGGCTACCGGTTTCTTCTGGGCATTGTTTATGGGTATATTTCTGGCAGTAGTGGGACTTATCTTCCTTACCCCGTTGTCGTTAGCATTGGGTTCTACACCTACTATCCTGCCTTATACGGAGAAATACCTAGGCATCATATTGCTGGGTGCCCCTTTCATGACTGCTTCGTTAGTACTGAACAATCAGATTCGTTTCCAAGGAAATGCAGCGTATGCGATGGTAGGAATCGTATCGGGTGCGGTGATTAATGTGATACTGGACCCTATCTTGATTTTTGTTTTTGATATGGGGATATCGGGTGCTGCGCTGGCTACAGTCATCAGTCAGATATGTAGCTTCTCCCTGTTGTTGTATATGGGTAGAAAGGGAGGCAATATCCGTATCCGTTTCAAGAACTTCACGCCCTCACTGGCTTTCATAAAGGAAATTATCGGTGGTGGTACTCCTTCGCTTGCCCGTCAGGGGCTGGCGAGTGTAGCTACTATTTTGCTGAATGTGGCTGCCGGGGCTTATGGAGATGCGGCTATTGCGGGCATGTCTATTGTTACCCGTATCGCAATGTTCATTAATGCATTTCTGATAGGTTTTGGGCAAGGTTTTCAGCCGGTATGCGGTTTCAATTATGGTGCAGGATTGTATGCGCGTGTTCGTCAGGGATTCTGGTTTTGTGTAAAGGTGGGATTCATTTTCTTACTGGTGTGTGCGCTGGCAGGCATGGGATTTGCAGAAGAGATTGTTTCTCTGTTCCGTAAGGGAGACCCGGATGTAATTGCAGTAGGTGCTGCTGCCTTGCGTTGGCAGTTCATTACTTTTCCGTTGGGTTCATGGATTGTGATGAGTAATATGATGTTGCAGACGATTCGTAAACCGGTAAAGGCTACCATTATTTCTTCTGCCCGCCAAGGATTGTTCTTTATTCCGCTGATTTTTATCCTGTCTCATTATCTGGGTTTGCAGGGTGTGGAAATGTGTCAGGCTGTTGCTGACCTTCTTACGTTCATTCTTGCCATACCGTTGACATGCAGTGTACTGAATGAAATGAAACGAAAGCAGGCGGAGCAGTTGTAA
- a CDS encoding ABC transporter ATP-binding protein: protein MKQETIHIEKLSIGYPGKGDVKVVASDICAGINSGELTCLLGANGVGKSTLLRTLSAFQPKLSGEIRIQGKEIGSYTDKQLSKVISVVLTEKCDIRNMTSVELIGLGRSPYTGFWGTLSKEDKEVVDHAINLVGISHLAHRMVHTLSDGERQKVMIAKALAQETPVIFLDEPTAFLDFPSKVEMMQLLHQLSRQTDKTIFLSTHDLELALQIADKIWLMDKVNGVTIGTPEDLSLDGTLSGFFARKGIVFDLETGLFRVNNEYTSHIRIVGHGQKYAMVRKALQRNGILANRNVESDVYIETGDLKGDGTFVLHSVNGEAVTVQTIGELLAEIVKIL, encoded by the coding sequence TTGAAACAGGAAACTATACATATTGAGAAACTATCCATTGGCTATCCTGGTAAAGGAGATGTGAAAGTCGTGGCAAGCGATATTTGTGCCGGAATCAATAGTGGGGAGTTGACTTGTCTGCTGGGTGCCAACGGGGTGGGGAAGTCTACATTGTTGCGTACACTTTCTGCATTTCAACCGAAGTTATCCGGTGAAATACGTATACAGGGAAAAGAGATTGGCTCTTATACGGACAAACAGCTTTCAAAAGTGATCAGTGTAGTCCTGACTGAAAAGTGCGACATCCGCAATATGACTTCTGTGGAACTTATCGGTCTGGGACGCAGTCCATATACCGGTTTCTGGGGAACACTCTCCAAAGAAGATAAAGAGGTAGTGGATCATGCTATCAACCTGGTCGGAATATCTCACTTGGCACATCGCATGGTACATACACTGAGTGATGGTGAACGACAAAAAGTGATGATTGCCAAGGCACTGGCTCAGGAAACTCCGGTGATTTTCCTGGATGAGCCCACTGCCTTTCTTGATTTCCCGAGTAAAGTGGAAATGATGCAATTGCTCCATCAGCTGAGCCGGCAGACGGATAAGACTATTTTCCTGTCTACACATGACCTGGAACTTGCCTTGCAGATTGCGGATAAAATCTGGTTGATGGATAAGGTGAACGGGGTGACTATCGGAACTCCCGAAGACCTTTCACTGGATGGAACCCTCAGTGGTTTCTTTGCCCGTAAAGGAATTGTGTTTGATCTGGAGACAGGATTATTCCGGGTGAACAATGAGTATACTTCCCATATCCGTATTGTCGGGCACGGACAAAAATACGCTATGGTGCGGAAAGCTTTGCAAAGAAATGGTATTCTGGCAAACCGAAACGTGGAGTCGGACGTTTATATTGAAACGGGAGATTTGAAAGGGGACGGTACTTTTGTACTACACTCGGTAAACGGCGAAGCGGTGACTGTGCAAACCATTGGTGAACTGCTTGCAGAGATTGTGAAAATTCTATGA